Below is a genomic region from Miniphocaeibacter halophilus.
TTTCCCATGTTCTTTTGCTACCGTTTCCAAAGTTCTTATGGAAGTAGTTCCTACAGCAACAATTTTAGACTTTTCTTCTATAGCTTTATTTATTATTTTTGAACTTTCGTCCGGAATATTATAATATTCAGAATGCATTATATGTTCTTCTACATCATCAACCTTTACAGGTCTAAATGTACCTAATCCAACATGTAATGTAATATAGGCTACTTTTATGCCTTTTTCTTTTATTTTCAAAAGTAGATCTTTTGTAAAATGTAGTCCAGCTGTTGGAGCTGCTGCAGATCCATTATGTTTTGAATAAACCGTTTGGTATCTTTCCTTATCTTTTAACTTTTCCTTAATATAGGGTGGAAGTGGCATTGTGCCAAGTTTATCTAAAATTTCTTCAAATATTCCATCATATATAAATTTTACAATTCGTGAACCATCTTCTTTAATATCCATTACTCTTCCTTTAAGAAGACCTTTTCCAAATTCAACTATTGTATCTATTTTCATTTTTTTCCCAGGTTTAACTAGACATTCCCAAGAAT
It encodes:
- the queA gene encoding tRNA preQ1(34) S-adenosylmethionine ribosyltransferase-isomerase QueA is translated as MRTDDFNFDLNEELIAQFPIENRDQSRLLVMGKESGKIEHKYFYNIIDYLNKGDVLVLNDTRVLPARLFGNRPGKDEKIEVLLLKKTLDNSWECLVKPGKKMKIDTIVEFGKGLLKGRVMDIKEDGSRIVKFIYDGIFEEILDKLGTMPLPPYIKEKLKDKERYQTVYSKHNGSAAAPTAGLHFTKDLLLKIKEKGIKVAYITLHVGLGTFRPVKVDDVEEHIMHSEYYNIPDESSKIINKAIEEKSKIVAVGTTSIRTLETVAKEHGKITATSGWTDIFIYPGFKFKVVDSLITNFHLPKSTLMMLVSAFSTKENIMNAYKLAIKEKYRFFSFGDAMLINKEENI